The Catharus ustulatus isolate bCatUst1 chromosome 13, bCatUst1.pri.v2, whole genome shotgun sequence genome includes a window with the following:
- the RAF1 gene encoding RAF proto-oncogene serine/threonine-protein kinase isoform X1, with the protein MEHIQGAWKTISNGFGLKDSVFDGPNCISPTIVQQFGYQRRASDDGKISDTSKTSNTIRVFLPNKQRTVVNVRNGMTLHDCLMKALKVRGLQPECCAVFRLLAEPKGKKVRLDWNTDAASLIGEELRVDFLDHVPLTTHNFARKTFLKLAFCDICQKFLLNGFRCQTCGYKFHEHCSTKVPTMCVDWSNIRQLLLFPNSNISDSGVPALPPLTMRRMRESVSRIPVSSQHRYSTPHAFTFNPSNPSSEGSLSQRQRSTSTPNVHMVSTTMPVDSRIIEDAIRSHSESASPSALSGSPNNMSPTGWSQPKTPVPAQRERAPGSNTQEKNKIRPRGQRDSSYYWEIEASEVMLSTRIGSGSFGTVYKGKWHGDVAVKILKVVDPTPEQFQAFRNEVAVLRKTRHVNILLFMGYMTKDNLAIVTQWCEGSSLYKHLHVQETKFQMFQLIDIARQTAQGMDYLHAKNIIHRDMKSNNIFLHEGLTVKIGDFGLATVKSRWSGSQQVEQPTGSILWMAPEVIRMQDSNPFSFQSDVYSYGIVLYELMTGELPYSHINNRDQIIFMVGRGYASPDLSKLYKNCPKAMKRLVADCLKKVREERPLFPQILSSIELLQHSLPKINRSASEPSLHRAAHTEDINSCTLTSTRLPVF; encoded by the exons ATGGAGCACATCCAGGGAGCCTGGAAGACCATCAGCAATGGGTTTGGACTCAAGGATTCTGTGTTTGATGGCCCCAACTGTATCTCCCCGACCATAGTGCAGCAGTTTGGGTACCAGCGCCGTGCCTCTGACGATGGCAAAATTTCGGACACGTCCAAAACCAGCAACACCATCCGTGTTTTCCTGCCCAACAAGCAGCGCACCGTG GTGAATGTGAGAAATGGAATGACCCTGCATGACTGTCTCATGAAGGCACTGAAAGTCAGAGGTCTGCAGCCAGAATGCTGTGCAGTTTTTCGACTTCTTGCTGAACCAAAAGG AAAGAAAGTGCGTTTGGATTGGAACACAGATGCTGCCTCCCTGATTGGAGAGGAGCTACGAGTGGACTTCCTTGACCATGTCCCACTCACCACACACAACTTT gcTCGGAAGACATTTCTGAAGCTTGCCTTCTGTGACATCTGCCAGAAGTTCCTGCTCAATGGCTTCCGCTGTCAGACGTGTGGCTACAAATTCCACGAGCACTGCAGCACCAAGGTGCCAACCATGTGTGTGGACTGGAGCAACATCAGGCAGCTCTT ATTGTTCCCAAATTCAAATATCAGTGACAGTGGTGTCCCTGCACTACCTCCCTTGACAATGAGACGGATGCGGGAGTCTGTCTCCCGGATACCTGTTAG ctcccagcacaggtaTTCTACACCTCATGCCTTCACTTTCAACCCATCCAACCCTTCCTCTGAGGGCTCTCTGTCCCAAAGACAGCGTTCCACCTCCACCCCAAACGTGCACATGGTCAGCACCACAATGCCTGTGGACAGCCGGATCATCGAG GATGCAATTCGAAGCCATAGTGAATCAG CCTCACCCTCTGCTCTGTCTGGAAGTCCTAACAATATGAGCCCAACTGGCTGGTCTCAGCCTAAAACCCCAGTCCCAGCCCAAAGAGAGCGAGCCCCTGGATCtaacacacaagaaaaaaacaaaatt AGGCCTCGTGGACAGAGAGACTCCAGTTATTACTGGGAGATAGAAGCCAGTGAAGTGATGCTCTCCACCAGGATAGGCTCAGGCTCTTTTGGGACAGTTTACAAGGGCAAGTGGCACG GGGATGTAGCAGTGAAGATCCTAAAGGTTGTAGACCCCACCCCAGAACAGTTTCAGGCTTTCAGGAATGAAGTGGCTGTCCTGAG GAAGACCCGGCACGTGAACATCCTGCTCTTCATGGGCTACATGACCAAGGACAACCTGGCCATTGTCACGCAGTGGTGTGAGGGCAGCAGCCTCTACAAACATCTGCATGTGCAGGAGACCAAGTTCCAGATGTTCCAGCTGATCGACATCGCCCGCCAGACGGCGCAGGGCATGGA CTATTTACACGCAAAGAACATCATCCACAGAGACATGAAATCCAATA atatatttcTTCATGAGGGCCTCACAGTGAAAATAGGAGACTTTGGTCTGGCAACTGTAAAATCCAGGTGGAGTGGATCCCAGCAGGTGGAACAGCCCACGGGCTCAATCCTGTGGATG GCCCCTGAAGTGATCCGGATGCAGGACAGCAACCCCTTCAGCTTCCAGTCAGATGTCTACTCCTATGGAATAGTGTTATATGAGCTGATGACAGGAGAGCTGCCCTACTCCCACATAAACAACAGAGATCAG ATCATTTTCATGGTTGGCCGGGGCTATGCTTCCCCAGACCTCAGCAAGCTGTACAAGAACTGCCCCAAAGCCATGAAGAGGCTCGTAGCAGATTGCTTGAAGAAAGTTAGGGAAGAACGACCTCTGTTCCCACAG ATCCTGTCGTCCATTGAGCTCTTGCAGCACTCTCTACCCAAAATCAACCGCAGCGCCTCGGAGCCGTCCCTGCACCGCGCCGCCCACACCGAGGACATCAACTCGTGCACGCTGACCTCCACCAGGCTGCCCGTGTTCTGA
- the RAF1 gene encoding RAF proto-oncogene serine/threonine-protein kinase isoform X2, translating into MEHIQGAWKTISNGFGLKDSVFDGPNCISPTIVQQFGYQRRASDDGKISDTSKTSNTIRVFLPNKQRTVVNVRNGMTLHDCLMKALKVRGLQPECCAVFRLLAEPKGKKVRLDWNTDAASLIGEELRVDFLDHVPLTTHNFARKTFLKLAFCDICQKFLLNGFRCQTCGYKFHEHCSTKVPTMCVDWSNIRQLFSQHRYSTPHAFTFNPSNPSSEGSLSQRQRSTSTPNVHMVSTTMPVDSRIIEDAIRSHSESASPSALSGSPNNMSPTGWSQPKTPVPAQRERAPGSNTQEKNKIRPRGQRDSSYYWEIEASEVMLSTRIGSGSFGTVYKGKWHGDVAVKILKVVDPTPEQFQAFRNEVAVLRKTRHVNILLFMGYMTKDNLAIVTQWCEGSSLYKHLHVQETKFQMFQLIDIARQTAQGMDYLHAKNIIHRDMKSNNIFLHEGLTVKIGDFGLATVKSRWSGSQQVEQPTGSILWMAPEVIRMQDSNPFSFQSDVYSYGIVLYELMTGELPYSHINNRDQIIFMVGRGYASPDLSKLYKNCPKAMKRLVADCLKKVREERPLFPQILSSIELLQHSLPKINRSASEPSLHRAAHTEDINSCTLTSTRLPVF; encoded by the exons ATGGAGCACATCCAGGGAGCCTGGAAGACCATCAGCAATGGGTTTGGACTCAAGGATTCTGTGTTTGATGGCCCCAACTGTATCTCCCCGACCATAGTGCAGCAGTTTGGGTACCAGCGCCGTGCCTCTGACGATGGCAAAATTTCGGACACGTCCAAAACCAGCAACACCATCCGTGTTTTCCTGCCCAACAAGCAGCGCACCGTG GTGAATGTGAGAAATGGAATGACCCTGCATGACTGTCTCATGAAGGCACTGAAAGTCAGAGGTCTGCAGCCAGAATGCTGTGCAGTTTTTCGACTTCTTGCTGAACCAAAAGG AAAGAAAGTGCGTTTGGATTGGAACACAGATGCTGCCTCCCTGATTGGAGAGGAGCTACGAGTGGACTTCCTTGACCATGTCCCACTCACCACACACAACTTT gcTCGGAAGACATTTCTGAAGCTTGCCTTCTGTGACATCTGCCAGAAGTTCCTGCTCAATGGCTTCCGCTGTCAGACGTGTGGCTACAAATTCCACGAGCACTGCAGCACCAAGGTGCCAACCATGTGTGTGGACTGGAGCAACATCAGGCAGCTCTT ctcccagcacaggtaTTCTACACCTCATGCCTTCACTTTCAACCCATCCAACCCTTCCTCTGAGGGCTCTCTGTCCCAAAGACAGCGTTCCACCTCCACCCCAAACGTGCACATGGTCAGCACCACAATGCCTGTGGACAGCCGGATCATCGAG GATGCAATTCGAAGCCATAGTGAATCAG CCTCACCCTCTGCTCTGTCTGGAAGTCCTAACAATATGAGCCCAACTGGCTGGTCTCAGCCTAAAACCCCAGTCCCAGCCCAAAGAGAGCGAGCCCCTGGATCtaacacacaagaaaaaaacaaaatt AGGCCTCGTGGACAGAGAGACTCCAGTTATTACTGGGAGATAGAAGCCAGTGAAGTGATGCTCTCCACCAGGATAGGCTCAGGCTCTTTTGGGACAGTTTACAAGGGCAAGTGGCACG GGGATGTAGCAGTGAAGATCCTAAAGGTTGTAGACCCCACCCCAGAACAGTTTCAGGCTTTCAGGAATGAAGTGGCTGTCCTGAG GAAGACCCGGCACGTGAACATCCTGCTCTTCATGGGCTACATGACCAAGGACAACCTGGCCATTGTCACGCAGTGGTGTGAGGGCAGCAGCCTCTACAAACATCTGCATGTGCAGGAGACCAAGTTCCAGATGTTCCAGCTGATCGACATCGCCCGCCAGACGGCGCAGGGCATGGA CTATTTACACGCAAAGAACATCATCCACAGAGACATGAAATCCAATA atatatttcTTCATGAGGGCCTCACAGTGAAAATAGGAGACTTTGGTCTGGCAACTGTAAAATCCAGGTGGAGTGGATCCCAGCAGGTGGAACAGCCCACGGGCTCAATCCTGTGGATG GCCCCTGAAGTGATCCGGATGCAGGACAGCAACCCCTTCAGCTTCCAGTCAGATGTCTACTCCTATGGAATAGTGTTATATGAGCTGATGACAGGAGAGCTGCCCTACTCCCACATAAACAACAGAGATCAG ATCATTTTCATGGTTGGCCGGGGCTATGCTTCCCCAGACCTCAGCAAGCTGTACAAGAACTGCCCCAAAGCCATGAAGAGGCTCGTAGCAGATTGCTTGAAGAAAGTTAGGGAAGAACGACCTCTGTTCCCACAG ATCCTGTCGTCCATTGAGCTCTTGCAGCACTCTCTACCCAAAATCAACCGCAGCGCCTCGGAGCCGTCCCTGCACCGCGCCGCCCACACCGAGGACATCAACTCGTGCACGCTGACCTCCACCAGGCTGCCCGTGTTCTGA